The following is a genomic window from Pseudomonas lurida.
TCGTCGGGATCGCGCACTGCAGTCAGGTTGTAAGCCTTGTTCCATTTGATCAACAGGGCCAGGTAGCCCAACAGCAATTCGTGCTGGGCCGGGCTCAGGTCGACGCCCAACTGGCGTGCACCTGTGGATAACTCTTCGGCGTGTTGCGAGGTGACCAACGAACTCAAGCGCTTTGCTCCAACTGACGGCCCGCGCCGCGTTTTTTCAAATGGATCATCAACAGCGAAATCGCTGCTGGGGTGACGCCCGGGATACGTGACGCCTGGCCCAGGGTTTCCGGCCGAGTTATCCCCAGCTTGCTCTGGATTTCTTTCGACAAACCGGAAATCCCGGTGTAGTCGATATCCACAGGCAGCTTGGTGTCTTCACTGGCGCGCAGGCGAGCGATCTCGTCCTGCTGACGGTCAATGTAACCGGCGTATTTGGTCTTGATCTCGACCTGCTCGGCGACTTGTGGGTCTTCTGCACCCTGGCCAGTCACTTCGACCAGACCAGCGTAGTCGATTTCCGGACGGGAAAGCAGGTTGAGCAAGTTGTACTCATGAGTCAGTGGCGTGCCGAATTTTTCCGCAATCGCATCACCTTGCTCAGTGCCCGGACGAACCCAGGTGCTTTTCAGGCGCTGCTCTTCCAACGCAATACTTTCGCGTTTTTTGCAGAACGCTGCCCAGCGCGCGTCATCAACCAGACCCAGTTCGCGACCCTTCTCGGTCAGGCGCAGGTCGGCGTTGTCTTCCCGCAGGATCAGGCGATATTCCGCGCGGGAAGTGAACATCCGGTACGGTTCCTGGGTGCCCAGGGTAATCAGGTCGTCGACCAATACACCGATGTACGCTTCATCGCGACGTGGGCACCAGCTGTCTTTGCCCTGAGCACGCAGCGCGGCGTTTGTGCCCGCGAGCAAACCTTGGGCGCCGGCTTCTTCGTAACCGGTAGTGCCGTTGATTTGCCCAGCAAAGAACAGGCCGCCGATCACTTTGGTTTCCAGGCTGTACTTCAGGTCACGCGGGTCGAAGTAGTCGTACTCGATGGCGTATCCCGGACGCACGATGTGCGCGTTTTCCATGCCGCGAATCGATTGCACGATCTGGATTTGCACGTCGAACGGCAAGGAAGTGGAAATCCCG
Proteins encoded in this region:
- the mnmG gene encoding tRNA uridine-5-carboxymethylaminomethyl(34) synthesis enzyme MnmG encodes the protein MDFPSRFEVIVIGGGHAGTEAALASARMGVKTLLLTHNVETLGAMSCNPAIGGIGKSHLVKEIDALGGVMAMATDKGGIQFRVLNSRKGPAVRATRAQADRILYKAAVRETLENQPNLWIFQQAADDLIVEQDQVRGVVTQMGLRFFAESVVLTTGTFLGGLIHIGMQNYSGGRAGDPPSIALAKRLRELPLRVGRLKTGTPPRIDGRSVDFSVMTEQAGDTPIPVMSFMGSKEQHPKQVSCWITHTNARTHEIIAANLDRSPMYSGVIEGIGPRYCPSIEDKIHRFADKESHQVFIEPEGLTTHELYPNGISTSLPFDVQIQIVQSIRGMENAHIVRPGYAIEYDYFDPRDLKYSLETKVIGGLFFAGQINGTTGYEEAGAQGLLAGTNAALRAQGKDSWCPRRDEAYIGVLVDDLITLGTQEPYRMFTSRAEYRLILREDNADLRLTEKGRELGLVDDARWAAFCKKRESIALEEQRLKSTWVRPGTEQGDAIAEKFGTPLTHEYNLLNLLSRPEIDYAGLVEVTGQGAEDPQVAEQVEIKTKYAGYIDRQQDEIARLRASEDTKLPVDIDYTGISGLSKEIQSKLGITRPETLGQASRIPGVTPAAISLLMIHLKKRGAGRQLEQSA